DNA sequence from the Hoylesella buccalis ATCC 35310 genome:
TTCATTTTCAGCGTCGTTGGCGTGGCTAACCGGCGCTACGCTGCTATAAAAATGTGGCAAACACGAGGCACGGAGAAACCTTCCGCTTTCGTGTTTGCCATTTATTTTCAATCACTCTGCCGAAAAGTCGGCCACCGTCTTGCGGTACATGGAATACAGTCGGGTGCGTTCTATAAAGCCAGTAAGCTCTCCGTCCACGTCAACCACCGGCAAATAGTTGGCGTTGGTCTTGTCAAACTTCTCCATCACCTCTTCCATGGAGTCTTTAATGCCCAGTGTAGCTTTCGGGGGTATTAAAATTTGTTGCACGGTGAAGCGGTGATACAGTTCGGTTCTGAACATCACATGCCTAATCTTGTTAATGTCAATGATGCCCAGTAAGATGCCTGCCGTGTTCACGACAGGGATGAAACTGGTGTGACTTCTGCTGATTACACTCACCAACTTCCCTAACGGCATGTCTAGGTCTACGGTCGTATAGTCGTGGTCTATCACGCTATCCAGGCTCATGAGCGTTAGGATTGATCGATCTGTATGATGGGTGAGCAGTCTGCCTTGGCGCGCCAGACGCGTGGCATAGATGCTGTGTGGCTCGAAGATACTGATGACCATCACCGACACAATGCTCACCATGATAAGCGGTAAGAACAACGAGTAGCCGCCCGTGAGCTCAGCAATGAGGAACACACCGGTCAAAGGGGCATGCATCACTCCAGCCATCACCCCAGCCATTCCCAGCAGGGTGAAGTTTTTTTCGGGGATGTAGGTTCCCACCTGATTCATGTTCCACACACGCGCAAAGAGAAAACCACCGAACCCTCCGACGAAAAGGGATGGCGCAAAGGTTCCTCCCACGCCACCCGCTCCGTTGGTAGCCGATGTGGCAAAGATCTTAGTGAGCAACACCAAGGCGATGTAGACCACCAGCAAGCCCGAACTGCCTGCGAACAATGAGTTGTTCATTACGGCGTTCCAGTCGGCTTCCGTGTTTCCATTAAGCAAGATATTCAGCGAATTGTAGCCCTCACCATATAGTGAAGGAAAGAAAAATATCAGTGAGCTCAGCAGGATAGCTCCTAAAAAAAGTTTGGCGAATGGATAGTCTTTAAGCTGTTCGAACACTCCTTCGCATTTGCTCATCATGCGGATGAAGTACAGACTTACCATGCCGCAGAACAATCCCAGCAAGATGCTTGCCGGTATGCGGTCGATGTTCCAAGCACTGTCGAGTGTAAAATCGAACAGCGAGCGGTTACCCACGAAAATGTATGTGAAGACGGTTGCCGTGACGGTAGAGGTGAGGATTGGCAGCAGTGCAGCCATGCTGAGGTCTACCATAAGCACCTCCAGCGTGAACACCAGGCCAGCTATCGGCGCTTTGAAGATGCCTGCGATGGCAGCGGATGCGCCACAACCCACGAGCAGCATCAACGTCTTGTTGTCCATCTTGAACAATTGTCCGAGGTTACTGCCTATCGCCGATCCCGTCAGCACGATGGGAGCCTCGGCACCTACCGACCCACCAAAGCCGATGGTGATGGCCGATGAGATGACCGATGTCCAACAGTTGTGCGCCTTCAGCCTTGACTGCTTGGTCGATATGGCATACAGCACCTGCGTGATGCCGTGTGAGATGTTATCTTTCACCACATATCTCACGAAGAGTGATGTGATGTAAATGCCGATAACGGGAAACAGTAGGTACAGCCAGTTGTAGGTGGTAGCATCGAAACCAGCCGTAAGTAAATGTTGAATCTGTCTGATGATGAAGTGCAACACATAAGCGGCTACCGAGGCGAAGATACCTATGAAAAAGGCTAGGATGGTCGCCATCTGACGATTGGTCAGATGTGTCAGTCTCCACTTGTGAAGTTTGTTGATATAGGTTGTTGGTTGCATCGTTTATCCTGTTGTCGCCTGTCTCGTGAAAACGTGTGGGGTGGCCGTGGCGACAAATATCAAGAGCGTGTGTTTTATTTTCTGATGATGGTTACTTCTCCATCTTCTGCCAGCTTAATGATGCTGCTGGGCGTTTGGGGTTTGTGTTCCTGTCTGCGCGAATGGCAGACATAGTCAACCGCATCGAGTATCTCC
Encoded proteins:
- a CDS encoding chloride channel protein, whose product is MQPTTYINKLHKWRLTHLTNRQMATILAFFIGIFASVAAYVLHFIIRQIQHLLTAGFDATTYNWLYLLFPVIGIYITSLFVRYVVKDNISHGITQVLYAISTKQSRLKAHNCWTSVISSAITIGFGGSVGAEAPIVLTGSAIGSNLGQLFKMDNKTLMLLVGCGASAAIAGIFKAPIAGLVFTLEVLMVDLSMAALLPILTSTVTATVFTYIFVGNRSLFDFTLDSAWNIDRIPASILLGLFCGMVSLYFIRMMSKCEGVFEQLKDYPFAKLFLGAILLSSLIFFFPSLYGEGYNSLNILLNGNTEADWNAVMNNSLFAGSSGLLVVYIALVLLTKIFATSATNGAGGVGGTFAPSLFVGGFGGFLFARVWNMNQVGTYIPEKNFTLLGMAGVMAGVMHAPLTGVFLIAELTGGYSLFLPLIMVSIVSVMVISIFEPHSIYATRLARQGRLLTHHTDRSILTLMSLDSVIDHDYTTVDLDMPLGKLVSVISRSHTSFIPVVNTAGILLGIIDINKIRHVMFRTELYHRFTVQQILIPPKATLGIKDSMEEVMEKFDKTNANYLPVVDVDGELTGFIERTRLYSMYRKTVADFSAE